The Cryptococcus gattii WM276 chromosome B, complete sequence genome has a segment encoding these proteins:
- a CDS encoding Hypothetical Protein (Similar to TIGR gene model, INSD accession AAW41538.1), producing MRVLSLSRQSCPQLLTRLGQPCLQLSKCLGHYPKRQTSTKAANNDWMTFLKPLSSPNPNLCGQALLFAGLGSYPHTPHAPTPSSLRIWEEASDALFSPDATIGYQPRGITDVGSIKGGLRSWVEGRSLDNLMKNPDVTAAFILTSSIAILASEQEKSGSSTLLPTGTTHLAGHGFIGTLTALVAAGRLDLATGVRLARIYASLPASPPGRSRAHLTTVLSARHFHSLSSPSFSVPPASLSYTPSDLFLNDSAEVVHYDPDEAPKTPTPTQRRRAMQLILDEIHGLEKEWIEHSDEGHEEWAAAGIINSSKVVVVTGTHHAVLQVIERLQQLNLANPVMDVHMPCPYHTKLMNHAVPKFKDVLERCHFVNKPGGPTILDPMTTHPIGRSATVLLPHLTAQLRWRKTLSRLCGTPVPEVGKFLTVGRGAKGLGIMLRGELRGRGQNAVPIVIEEMGVGPRDERLVRALRS from the exons ATGCGCGTGCTCTCGCTTTCGCGCCAGTCTTGCCCGCAGCTCTTAACACGTCTCGGCCAGCCTTGTCTCCAACTTTCCAAATGCCTAGGTCACTATCCGAAAAGACAGACATCCACCAAAGCTGCCAACAATGACTGGATGACCTTCCTCAAGCCATTATCTTCTCCTAACCCCAATCTTTGTGGACAAGCTTTGCTGTTTGCAGGACTG GGATCATATCCGCACACTCCTCATGCACCTACACCGTCTTCATTGAGGATTTGGGAAGAGGCTTCGGATGCCTTGTTTAGTCCTGATGCTACTATTGGGTATCAGCCGCGCGGGATCACAGATGTTGGTAGCATTAAAGGAGGTCTTCGGAGCTGGGTCGAAGGAAGAAGTTTG GATAATCTCATGAAAAATCCAGACGTCACTGCTGCTTTTATCTTAACGTCTTCGATTGCCATTCTCGCTAGCGAGCAG GAGAAAAGTGGATCAAGTACTTTACTACCTACTGGAACAACACATCTTGCTGGGCATGGGTTCATAGGCACATTGACAGCCCTTGTAGCTGCTGGACGATTAGATCTTGCCACTGGTGTTCGGTTAGCT CGTATATATGCTTCCCTCCCAGCATCACCTCCAGGCCGATCTCGGGCTCATCTGACAACGGTCCTTTCTGCACGGCACTTCCACTCGCTCTCCTCACCCTCGTTCTCAGTGCCCCCTGCATCTTTATCGTACACTCCCAGCGATCTTTTTTTAAACGACTCGGCAGAAGTTGTCCATTATGATCCTGATGAGGCTCCTAAAACGCCAACGCCAACGCAAAGACGCAGAGCTATGCAGTTGATATTGGATGAGATTCATGGGCTTGAGAAGGAATGGATCGAACATAGCGATGAAGGACATGAAGAGTGGGCAGCTGCAGGGATCATCAACAGTAGTAaagtggtggtggtgacA GGCACGCATCATGCCGTTCTCCAAGTCATTGAGAGGCTTCAACAGTTAAACCTTGCTAATCCAGTCATGGACGTTCACATGCCTTGCCCATATCACACGAAGCTCATGAATCACGCTGTTCCCAAGTTCAAAGACGTTTTAGAACGTTGTCACTTTGTAAATAAACCTGGCGGACCTACTATACTGGATCCCATGACGACTCATCCG ATCGGACGATCTGCCACCgttctccttcctcatcttaCTGCTCAGCTGAGATGGCGTAAAACCCTTTCCAGACTATGCGGGACACCGGTACCAGAAGTCGGCAAATTTTTAACTGTTGGGAGAGGCGCCAAAGGATTGGGCATTATGTTGAGAGGAGAGTTGAGAGGCAGAGGACAAAATGCTGTTCCCATAGTGATTGAAGAGATGGGAGTTGGACCAAGGGATGAGAGGCTCGTAAGGGCTTTGAGGAGCTAG
- a CDS encoding Hypothetical Protein (Similar to TIGR gene model, INSD accession AAW41537.1), with amino-acid sequence MAAVTSSPSEVPHFQIVSKIDSIPVVHDSVAYAQSLINSNKLSAKLYETAVGVASKSYDVATPVLTRTKPLLESADGLAVATFDRAAATFPYPFKTPTEELIVVKQAKGVYDTKLHPVISGVIAKAASVNSAIGTRASATIHTSQDLAHALLEQLRQLTEQGVQLPSVLFEGASKASNDVKEIVFAKDVSVQEKSNKFASYVLEQAKPLIDEIYNYVYTAKSKAVEKENKMVEEASDASSNAADKANGSIEHVEDDE; translated from the exons ATGGCCGCTGTTACCTCCTCCCCTAGCGAAGTTCCTC ACTTCCAGATCGTCTCCAAGATCGACAGCATTCCTGTTGTCCACGACTCTGTCGCTTATGCCCA GAGCCTCATCAACTCCAACAAGCTCTCTGCGAAGCTTTATGAAACTGCCGTTGGTGTAGCTTCCA AAAGCTATGATGTCGCTACTCCTGTACTAACAAGGACTAAGCCTTTGTTGGAATCTGCTGATGGACTTGCTGTTGCAAC TTTCGACCGAGCCGCAGCCACCTTCCCTT ATCCCTTTAAGACTCCTACAGAAGAATTGATTGTTGTAAAACAAGCCAAAGGTGTTTACGATACT AAACTCCATCCTGTCATTTCTGGAGTAATTGCTAAGGCTGCTTCTGTTAACTCTGCTATTGGCACTCGCGCTTCCGCCACCATCCACACTTCGCAAGACCTCGCTCACGCCCTTTTGGAGCAGCTTCGTCAACTCACTGAACAGGGTGTCCAGCTTCCATCTGTCTTGTTTGAG GGTGCTTCAAAGGCCAGTAATGACGTAAAGGAAATCGTTTTCGCCAAGGACGTATCTGTTCAGGAAAAGTCAAATAAATTTGCGTCCTATGTTTTG GAACAAGCCAAACCTTTGATTGACGAGATCTACAACTATGTCTACACTGCTAAG TCAAAGGCTGTCGAGAAGGAGAATAAGATGGTTGAGGAAGCCAGCGACGCTTCTAGCAATGCTGCTGACAAAGCCAACGGTAGCATTGAACACGTCGAGGACGACGAGTGA
- a CDS encoding D-lactate dehydrogenase (cytochrome), putative (Similar to TIGR gene model, INSD accession AAW41536.1), translating into MREIISRIRLSICCSGNPVYIPATFLQLSTTCNPNMARFSMPSSSTSIRTARYLSPRLPTAPLPAITSRLFQMPLSLSSRSPKYTTLITSHVSHIRKLVSSPSSVLSTLDGSATPDELLPHNLDWMGKYLGQSQVLVKPKTVEEVSQIVKWCNDNDVAVVPQGGNTGLVGGSTPIHDELILSLSSLNSIRSFDPVSGVLTAEAGLILEQADSFLASKGFVFPIDLGAKGSCQIGGNVATNAGGLRLLRYGSLRGSVLGLEVVLPDGRIWDGLSDLRKNNTGYDLKQLFIGSEGSIGIITAVSILCPRRSLSTNVALFSLPSYAACLEVFSQAKQHLGEIMSAFEMFDNTAYEAVKKHGGAKNVFEKEGNFYCLIETGGSSAEHDSEKLTSLFDTLLSSSLILDGVLAQDNAQVRSIWQIRELCPESLSKAGTAYKYDLSVPVEKMYEVVERMRAHLKERGLLGGKVKYVAGFGHMGDGNLHLNVVADGNVFSNEIQGVIEPFVYELVADYNGSISAEHGLGSMKAPFISYSQTDTSINLMRRLKKLFDPKGIMNPHKFIL; encoded by the exons ATGCGAGAGATCATATCACGCATCCGGCTATCAATCTGTTGTTCTGGCAACCCAGTATATATACCAGCCACCTTCCTTCAGCTATCCACCACCTGCAACCCGAATATGGCGCGTTTTTCCATGCCCTCTTCCTCTACTTCCATTCGCACTGCCCGATACCTGTCGCCACGATTGCCGACCGCCCCATTACCTGCAATCACTTCTCGTCTCTTTCAAATGCCTTTGTCCCTCTCTTCAAGATCTCCGAAGTATACTACCCTTATCACCTCGCATGTTTCACACATTCGGAAACTTGtatcctctccatcttcagTTCTATCGACACTCGATGGTTCAGCCACGCCAGACGAACTTTTACCTCACAATTTGGATTGGATGGGCAAGTATTTAGGCCAGAGCCAAGTCCTTGTCAAGCCAAAAACGGTAGAAGAGGTTAGTCAGATAGTAAAGTGGTGTAACGACAATGATGTGGCTGTTGTTCCTCAGGGAGGGAACACGGGATTGGTGGGAGGTTCTACTCCTATCCATGACGAACTGATCTTGTCACTCTCGTCGCTAAACTCAATACGCTCTTTCGACCCAGTTTCTGGCGTCCTCACTGCGGAAGCAGGGCTTATTTTAGAGCAAGCGGATTCATTCTTGGCGTCCAAGGGTTTCGTATTCCCTATCGACCTGGGTGCGAAGGGCTCATGCCAAATAGGAGGCAATGTGGCTACTAATGCTGGAGGCTTGAGGCTGCTGCGTTACGGGAGCTTGAGGGGAAGTGTTTTGGGACTGGAGGTAGTCTTGCCAGATGGTAGGATCTGGGACGGCTTGAGTGATTTGAGAAAAAATAATACTG GCTATGACTTGAAGCAGCTTTTTATAGGGTCTGAGGGCTCAATCGGCATAATCACAGCCGTATCCATCCTCTGTCCCCGTCGGTCCCTTAGCACAAACGTTGCTCTCTTCTCTCTACCATCTTATGCGGCCTGTCTTGAAGTATTCTCTCAAGCAAAACAACATTTGGGAGAGATTATGTCGGCGTTCGAGATGTTTGACAATACTGCATACGAGGCTGTGAAGAAGCATGGAGGAGCAAAAAATGTAtttgaaaaagaagggaacTTCTACTGTTTGATAGAGACAGGAGGAAGCTCGGCAGAGCATGACTCGGAG AAACTCACGAGCCTTTTTGACACTTTATTATCGTCTTCGCTCATACTTGATGGCGTGTTGGCCCAAGACAATGCTCAAGTACGTTCAATCTGGCAAATACGTGAACTATGTCCCGAATCACTAAGCAAAGCGGGTACGGCGTACAAGTATGACCTCTCTGTGCCAGTTGAAAAAATGTATGAAGTCGTAGAGAGGATGAGGGCTCATTTGAAGGAAAGAGGGCTTCTGGGTGGAAAAGTGAAATATGTGGCAGGCTTTGGCCATATGGGTGACG GTAATCTCCATTTGAATGTAGTGGCAGATGGGAATGTGTTCTCTAATGAAATACAGGGCGTCATAGAGCCTTTTGTCTATGAGCTTGTAG CCGATTATAACGGTTCCATATCTGCCGAGCATGGTTTGGGCTCAATGAAAGCACCCTTCATATCGTACTCCCAGACTGATACGTCTATCAACCTGATGAGGCGGTTGAAAAAGCTGTTTGACCCAAAGGGAATCATGAATCCTCACAAATTTATTCTCTAG